A stretch of Myroides oncorhynchi DNA encodes these proteins:
- a CDS encoding IS1595 family transposase, which translates to MLNLFTFSAEFTSEEACRLHFKEQRDKLGVTCQRCGHDAHYWIQSRWSYECKKCRSRMTLKSGTIMEHSKLSFLIWYKTMFLMTATKKGFSTLEIQKQLGLKRYEPVWAMVHKLRKAMGNRDSKYTLEGMLEMDEGYFKVETSEIEKSKTKSGRGSTGVQNVAIMAESTVLENIETGEKQNHVRFFKAVVLEDHKAESVNEMIRKNIEESSIVLTDKSTSYVDISDFVQIHITEKSSEQTTKETLKWVHIAISNAKRNLLGNYHKIKRKYLQAYLDEFVYKLNRRYFGEKLFDRLIIANITAYDK; encoded by the coding sequence ATGCTAAACCTTTTTACCTTTTCGGCTGAATTTACAAGTGAAGAAGCTTGCCGTTTACATTTTAAAGAGCAACGTGATAAGTTAGGAGTTACTTGTCAAAGATGTGGTCATGATGCCCACTATTGGATTCAAAGTAGATGGAGTTATGAATGTAAAAAATGTCGTTCTCGTATGACTTTAAAAAGTGGTACAATTATGGAGCATTCAAAACTATCTTTTTTGATATGGTATAAGACAATGTTCTTAATGACAGCGACTAAAAAAGGCTTTTCAACTTTAGAAATTCAAAAGCAATTAGGACTAAAAAGATATGAGCCAGTATGGGCAATGGTACATAAGCTTCGCAAGGCAATGGGTAATAGAGATAGCAAGTATACTTTAGAGGGAATGTTAGAGATGGATGAGGGATATTTTAAAGTAGAAACATCTGAAATAGAGAAATCTAAAACTAAAAGTGGTCGAGGATCTACAGGTGTTCAAAATGTTGCTATTATGGCTGAAAGTACAGTTTTAGAGAACATAGAAACAGGTGAAAAACAAAATCATGTACGCTTTTTTAAAGCTGTTGTTTTAGAAGATCATAAAGCTGAAAGTGTTAATGAAATGATCAGGAAAAATATTGAAGAAAGTAGCATTGTCTTAACTGATAAGAGTACTTCTTATGTAGATATTTCAGATTTTGTTCAGATACATATTACTGAAAAATCATCAGAACAAACAACAAAAGAGACTCTAAAATGGGTACATATAGCTATCAGTAATGCTAAAAGAAATCTACTGGGAAATTACCATAAAATTAAACGAAAATACCTTCAAGCTTACTTAGATGAATTCGTTTATAAACTTAATAGAAGATACTTTGGTGAAAAGCTCTTTGATAGGCTTATTATTGCCAATATTACAGCTTATGACAAATAA